A window from Lachnoanaerobaculum umeaense encodes these proteins:
- the gnpA gene encoding 1,3-beta-galactosyl-N-acetylhexosamine phosphorylase yields the protein MLRGRVTIPTDVDIIEETKEIMELWGADAIRDCDGTDMPKEIEELDAKIYATYYTTRKDNEWAKANPDEVQQMYIMTDFHMATEDTLRIRLMEGLHPDLLKVNDYDDIKRWWEVMDRTIGEPVSDWSYEDGEVIINAKKYHEYTVSFLAYIIWDPVHMYNAVTNGWTNFEKQITFDVRQPKTKVYSMKRLRKFLEEHPKVDVIRFTTFFHQFTLIFDELARQKYVDWYGYTASVSPYILDQFEKETGIKFRPEYIIDQGYMNNTYRVPCKEYFAFIDFQRREVAKLAKEMVDIVHEYGKEAMMFLGDHWIGMEPYMDEFKNIGLDAVVGSVGNGQTLRLISDIEGVKYTEGRLLPYFFPDTFHKGGDPLGEAKRNWITARRAILRKPVDRIGYGGYLKLTLDFPEFIDYTKQVCDEFRELYANAQGCKAHCIKKIAVLSGWGRYKAWGNHMVHHAIYYKNNYSYAGVIEALSGSPFDVDFISFEDILKDEDILNRFDIVMNIGDENTGQTGGKYWSDERILTAVRDFIYNGGGFIGVGEPSGYNYQGRTLQLATQLGVELENGFTLARGKYYKEVKSHFITEEVCDEIYFGEGKDFIYALEGADILALRGDSVQLACKEIGKGRTVYISGLPYSLENNRLLYRAILWATHDEEGIHRWFSTNLNVEVNAYVENNKFCVVNNTYESQSTNVYKGDGSSFELKLEPNEIKWFEIEGKV from the coding sequence ATGTTAAGAGGAAGGGTAACGATACCTACAGATGTTGATATCATTGAAGAAACAAAGGAAATAATGGAACTTTGGGGTGCTGATGCCATTAGAGATTGTGACGGCACTGATATGCCAAAGGAAATAGAGGAACTTGATGCAAAGATCTATGCCACTTATTATACTACCAGAAAGGATAATGAGTGGGCAAAGGCTAATCCTGATGAAGTGCAGCAGATGTATATAATGACTGACTTTCATATGGCAACTGAGGATACTCTTAGAATCAGATTGATGGAAGGCTTACATCCTGATCTTTTAAAGGTCAATGATTATGATGATATAAAAAGATGGTGGGAAGTCATGGACAGGACAATCGGAGAGCCTGTGAGTGACTGGAGTTATGAAGACGGTGAAGTAATTATAAATGCAAAGAAATATCATGAATATACAGTAAGTTTCTTAGCTTATATAATTTGGGATCCTGTACATATGTACAATGCGGTGACAAACGGCTGGACAAATTTTGAAAAGCAGATAACTTTTGATGTGCGTCAACCAAAAACAAAAGTTTATTCTATGAAGAGGCTTAGAAAGTTTTTGGAGGAGCATCCAAAGGTTGATGTAATAAGATTTACCACATTCTTTCATCAGTTTACATTGATATTTGATGAACTTGCAAGACAAAAGTATGTGGATTGGTATGGATATACAGCTTCTGTAAGTCCATATATTTTAGACCAATTTGAAAAGGAAACCGGTATTAAGTTCAGACCTGAATATATTATAGATCAGGGTTATATGAACAATACTTACAGAGTTCCGTGTAAGGAATATTTTGCCTTCATAGATTTCCAAAGAAGAGAAGTTGCAAAACTTGCCAAAGAGATGGTGGATATAGTTCACGAGTACGGTAAGGAAGCTATGATGTTTCTGGGTGATCACTGGATAGGCATGGAGCCGTATATGGATGAGTTCAAAAATATAGGTTTGGATGCAGTGGTTGGAAGTGTAGGCAACGGTCAGACACTTAGACTTATCAGTGATATAGAAGGTGTGAAATATACAGAGGGCAGACTTTTGCCATATTTCTTTCCGGATACATTCCATAAGGGAGGTGATCCGCTTGGAGAGGCAAAGAGAAATTGGATAACAGCCAGAAGAGCGATACTTAGAAAGCCTGTAGACAGAATAGGCTATGGCGGTTATTTGAAGCTTACACTTGATTTCCCTGAGTTTATAGATTATACAAAGCAGGTATGTGATGAGTTTAGAGAACTGTATGCAAATGCACAAGGTTGCAAGGCACATTGTATCAAGAAGATTGCTGTACTCAGCGGTTGGGGAAGATATAAGGCATGGGGAAATCATATGGTACACCATGCTATATATTATAAGAACAACTATTCATATGCCGGAGTAATAGAGGCACTTAGCGGTTCACCTTTTGATGTTGACTTTATCAGTTTCGAAGATATTTTAAAAGATGAGGATATTTTAAACAGATTTGATATAGTTATGAATATCGGTGATGAGAACACAGGACAAACCGGTGGAAAGTATTGGAGTGATGAGAGAATACTTACAGCGGTAAGGGATTTCATATATAATGGCGGAGGCTTTATAGGTGTAGGTGAACCAAGCGGATATAATTATCAGGGAAGAACATTGCAGCTTGCAACTCAGCTTGGAGTAGAGCTTGAAAACGGATTTACTTTGGCAAGAGGCAAGTATTATAAAGAAGTAAAATCACATTTTATTACAGAGGAAGTTTGTGATGAGATATATTTCGGCGAAGGTAAGGACTTCATATATGCACTTGAGGGCGCAGATATTCTTGCACTAAGAGGAGATTCAGTACAGCTTGCATGTAAGGAGATTGGAAAAGGGCGTACGGTTTATATCAGCGGTTTGCCTTACAGTCTTGAAAACAACAGATTGCTTTATAGAGCGATACTTTGGGCTACACATGATGAAGAGGGTATACACAGATGGTTTAGCACTAACTTGAATGTAGA
- the gltS gene encoding sodium/glutamate symporter, protein MIVLLTSGCAKQSENNNIHIGTGGTGGTYFAYGNALKDIAEQESDIDMSIQISAGSAANLRLLENNIVDMAIVQNDTLTDAYNGKGEFEGNPLKITKAVAGLYTESYQIVVNKKLKLNSVEDLNGLRVSVGEEGSGVLKNAKNILRAYGMTIDDIDVRYLSFEDAANALKNGEIDAFFVTASAPTKAVSDLADSNVAIDILSLDDRAIRFLQNSYSGYSVTTIKKGTYKGINRDITTVGVMAVLVANSNMSSNNIETVLNLIKSHQDSFNKISGNNVNVFDESTLNNIDVPLHKAASAWYSDNGITGVKAEVKADTVSRKTLNLDMYQTVAVAVLALFIGVLLKEKIKFLTTFCIPAPVVGGMIFAIIFCALYAFGIMEINFDETLRNVCMVMFFTSVGFQANMKVLKSGGKGTFIFLALVLVLIISQNFVAVGLSKILGINPLIGMCTGSISMIGGHGTAGAFGPLLEDMNVDGATTLATAAATFGLVAGSLMGGPLANGLIRKKNLLDTAVYEDDSMLVEEEIKHRREVSMYAPAVYQLTLAMGIGTIISFVLSKTGMTFPIYIGSMIVAAVMRNISEYTDGFRIHMGEINDLGSICLSLFLGVAMITLKLWQLAALALPLFILLAGQVVLMYIFARFIVFKCMRSDYDAAVLAAGTCGFGMGATPNAMANMQAVTEKYLPSVKAFLLIPIVGSMFADFLNSLTITFFINFLG, encoded by the coding sequence ATGATTGTACTTTTAACTTCTGGTTGTGCAAAGCAAAGTGAAAACAATAATATTCATATCGGAACAGGTGGGACAGGCGGTACATATTTTGCATATGGAAATGCCCTAAAGGATATTGCTGAGCAGGAAAGTGATATTGATATGAGTATACAGATAAGTGCCGGTTCGGCAGCAAACCTTAGATTGCTTGAAAACAATATCGTGGATATGGCAATAGTGCAAAATGATACACTCACAGATGCTTACAATGGAAAAGGTGAGTTTGAAGGTAATCCTTTAAAAATAACCAAGGCGGTTGCTGGACTGTATACAGAGAGCTATCAAATAGTTGTAAATAAGAAATTAAAACTAAACTCTGTGGAAGACTTGAACGGACTTAGGGTATCGGTAGGTGAAGAGGGCTCCGGCGTTTTGAAAAATGCGAAGAATATTCTGAGAGCTTATGGTATGACTATAGATGATATAGATGTGAGATATCTTTCATTTGAAGATGCTGCAAATGCCTTGAAAAATGGTGAGATAGATGCATTTTTTGTAACAGCATCAGCACCTACGAAAGCTGTTTCAGATTTGGCGGATTCCAATGTGGCTATTGATATTCTTTCACTAGATGACAGAGCAATAAGATTTCTTCAAAACAGTTATAGCGGATATAGTGTTACAACAATAAAGAAGGGCACATATAAGGGTATAAACAGAGATATTACCACTGTAGGAGTAATGGCAGTACTTGTGGCAAACAGTAATATGAGTTCAAACAATATTGAAACTGTATTGAATTTAATAAAAAGCCATCAGGACAGCTTTAATAAGATATCAGGTAATAATGTAAATGTTTTTGATGAATCCACACTAAACAACATTGATGTACCTCTCCATAAAGCAGCTAGTGCATGGTACAGTGATAATGGAATAACCGGAGTAAAAGCTGAGGTCAAGGCGGATACAGTTTCAAGAAAAACTTTAAATCTGGATATGTATCAGACGGTTGCGGTAGCGGTACTTGCACTCTTTATAGGAGTACTTTTAAAGGAAAAAATAAAGTTTTTAACTACTTTCTGTATTCCGGCACCTGTAGTTGGAGGAATGATTTTCGCTATAATATTCTGTGCATTGTACGCATTTGGTATTATGGAGATAAATTTTGATGAAACACTTAGAAATGTCTGTATGGTAATGTTCTTTACATCTGTAGGATTTCAGGCAAATATGAAGGTACTAAAGAGTGGTGGTAAGGGTACATTTATTTTCCTTGCGTTGGTGTTGGTACTTATAATATCTCAGAATTTTGTAGCTGTAGGTCTTTCAAAAATTCTAGGTATAAATCCGCTTATAGGTATGTGTACAGGTTCCATATCTATGATTGGAGGACATGGTACTGCGGGAGCATTCGGTCCTTTGCTTGAAGATATGAATGTTGACGGTGCGACCACTTTGGCTACAGCCGCAGCTACTTTCGGACTTGTAGCAGGTTCACTTATGGGTGGTCCATTGGCAAATGGACTTATTAGAAAAAAGAATCTACTGGATACTGCTGTATATGAAGATGACAGTATGCTTGTGGAAGAGGAGATAAAACATAGAAGAGAAGTTTCTATGTATGCACCTGCAGTGTATCAGCTTACACTTGCAATGGGTATTGGAACTATTATATCTTTTGTACTTTCAAAGACAGGTATGACCTTCCCTATATACATAGGCTCTATGATAGTTGCGGCTGTAATGAGAAATATCAGTGAATATACAGACGGCTTTAGAATACATATGGGAGAGATAAACGATCTTGGAAGTATTTGTCTTTCACTTTTCCTAGGTGTAGCTATGATTACACTCAAGCTTTGGCAGTTGGCTGCACTTGCCCTTCCTCTGTTTATACTATTGGCGGGTCAAGTAGTTCTTATGTATATCTTTGCAAGATTTATTGTGTTCAAATGTATGAGAAGTGATTATGATGCGGCTGTTTTGGCAGCAGGCACATGTGGTTTCGGTATGGGTGCAACACCTAATGCCATGGCAAATATGCAGGCTGTTACAGAGAAATATCTCCCGTCAGTTAAGGCATTCTTACTTATTCCGATAGTCGGCAGTATGTTTGCGGATTTCTTAAACAGTTTGACAATAACATTTTTTATAAATTTCTTGGGTTAA
- a CDS encoding HEAT repeat domain-containing protein, with translation MDLQNRYEELKRQNFPDSERIKFIADLGASEEIGYHYKLICIDWDEGTNLNLSGSFYKHDKEGLEFLFEVLDNEKDENLKVFTAYLMAETLSKLRHRDFYLEFCNRLIPVMTSLIETKDALIRQKIIIALGWIGSSNEIDILIKQMSEDKDSLCRAWAASSLMQLSFHRVDKELLQEKTKACFASVIAAETDLYACGIMIESAQILFGKKWISSSAVEDIDGEKIEKARKSAVRFLNK, from the coding sequence ATGGACCTACAAAACAGATATGAAGAACTAAAAAGACAAAACTTCCCCGACAGCGAAAGAATAAAATTTATTGCAGATTTAGGAGCAAGCGAAGAGATAGGATATCATTATAAATTAATCTGCATAGACTGGGATGAAGGTACGAACCTAAATCTGTCCGGTAGTTTTTATAAACATGATAAAGAAGGTTTAGAGTTTCTATTCGAAGTTTTGGATAATGAAAAAGATGAAAATTTAAAAGTATTTACCGCATACCTTATGGCTGAGACACTTTCAAAACTGAGACATAGAGATTTTTATTTAGAATTTTGTAATAGGCTTATTCCGGTTATGACCTCACTTATAGAGACAAAAGATGCTTTAATTCGACAAAAGATTATTATAGCTCTTGGATGGATAGGATCTTCAAATGAGATTGATATTTTGATAAAGCAAATGTCGGAAGATAAAGACAGTCTTTGCAGGGCATGGGCTGCATCAAGTCTTATGCAATTATCTTTTCACAGAGTTGATAAGGAGTTGTTGCAGGAAAAAACAAAGGCATGTTTTGCTTCTGTGATTGCAGCAGAGACTGATTTATATGCCTGCGGCATTATGATAGAGTCAGCTCAGATATTATTTGGAAAAAAGTGGATCAGCTCATCGGCTGTAGAAGACATAGACGGTGAAAAAATAGAGAAGGCAAGGAAGTCGGCGGTGAGATTTTTGAATAAGTAG
- a CDS encoding very short patch repair endonuclease: MNENCRYASIPKNNHDFWKSKLEGNVQRDKQDYIKLENMGINVIVVLGCEIKQMMKDKMIEQEKADNLANYIFFYAKIRIMARLFSPIVIFHSQILQNGYEKSS, encoded by the coding sequence ATGAATGAAAATTGCAGGTATGCGTCAATACCTAAGAATAATCATGATTTTTGGAAAAGTAAGTTGGAGGGGAATGTTCAAAGAGATAAGCAAGACTACATCAAACTTGAAAATATGGGTATTAATGTTATAGTAGTGTTGGGATGTGAAATCAAACAGATGATGAAAGATAAGATGATAGAACAGGAAAAGGCGGATAATCTCGCCAATTATATTTTTTTCTACGCCAAAATCAGAATAATGGCGAGATTATTCTCGCCGATAGTCATTTTTCATAGCCAAATACTTCAAAATGGCTATGAAAAGTCATCATAA
- a CDS encoding Fic family protein, whose protein sequence is MREFNYLKLMELSLPVNIYHTIAKIHEYKGKQELYVKNYPDVLDKMIDVAKIQSTKSSNAIEGIYTNDARLNELMNKKSDPRNRNEEEIAGYRHVLDIIHENYTYIEFNKNDILTLHNQLYSYSYVNYKGKFKTLDNTVMEVDALGNRKVRFQPVSSFETEMYFDKMVEAYRKALKENIPALILIPVLIHDFLCIHPFDDGNGRMSRLLTLLLLYKFGYFVGRYISIEMLIEESKESYYEELKRSSEKWHTGENDEIPFIRYMLGVLLKAYEECDDRFNLIGNEKLTSPERVLSVIQRSLEPLSKKDIMILCPDISQRTIERALKELHDNGKIKQIGSGRSIKYVKI, encoded by the coding sequence TTGAGAGAATTCAATTATTTAAAGCTTATGGAATTGTCTTTGCCTGTAAATATATATCATACAATTGCAAAAATTCACGAATATAAGGGGAAACAAGAACTTTATGTAAAAAATTATCCTGATGTTTTGGATAAGATGATTGATGTAGCTAAAATACAAAGTACTAAGTCTTCGAATGCTATTGAGGGGATTTATACAAATGATGCAAGACTTAATGAACTGATGAATAAAAAGTCAGACCCCAGAAACAGGAATGAGGAGGAGATTGCAGGATATAGACATGTACTTGACATTATTCATGAAAATTATACATATATAGAATTTAATAAAAATGATATTTTAACTCTCCATAATCAGCTATATTCATATTCATATGTAAACTATAAAGGAAAATTTAAGACCCTAGACAATACTGTTATGGAAGTAGATGCGTTAGGCAACAGAAAAGTGAGATTTCAGCCGGTAAGCAGTTTTGAAACAGAAATGTATTTTGATAAAATGGTTGAGGCTTATAGGAAAGCGTTAAAAGAAAATATTCCGGCATTAATTTTAATACCTGTACTTATACATGATTTTTTATGTATCCATCCTTTTGATGACGGTAATGGAAGAATGAGCAGATTACTGACATTACTTTTACTTTATAAGTTCGGTTACTTTGTTGGAAGGTATATAAGTATAGAGATGCTGATTGAAGAGAGTAAAGAGTCTTATTATGAAGAGTTGAAAAGATCAAGTGAAAAGTGGCATACAGGTGAAAATGATGAAATCCCCTTTATAAGATATATGCTTGGAGTTTTATTAAAAGCGTATGAAGAATGTGATGACAGATTTAACCTTATTGGAAATGAAAAATTGACATCACCGGAAAGAGTATTATCTGTTATTCAAAGGTCATTAGAGCCGCTTTCTAAAAAGGATATTATGATACTTTGTCCTGATATATCGCAAAGGACAATAGAACGAGCCTTAAAGGAATTACATGACAATGGAAAAATAAAACAGATAGGTAGTGGGCGTTCAATAAAGTATGTTAAGATTTAG
- a CDS encoding HNH endonuclease: MSLKEIQLFKEYEYDKAVEWHKNAEKSRRKFVEDYPIESLMELSLNDYAIGSKMSFCYRIKDELKDMASMGNVHPYRFGIYLKGGITATLSPTYDIYGDDYEGAFTAIKKDIIKLLEDAKNEDYNAIANSRLYKPFRSRLIITYFPGMIIPVVTETSLKSYFDRLGLTYDDKKDVIYNNIILRDWKNSIPELSSWSNEVFMSFCEWLKKNNKKIEGYKLKDEYYNNAKEVEDKIVKLNLQGIDKGAVVKIRVNQGIFKEQLLCRYSHCCLCNVTKKDFLIASHIKPWKDSDENERLDIDNGLLLCPNHDKAFDRGYISFDDNGLIIISDELDDINRVFLNLRQDMSIKLTDGNREYLKYHRKNIFILKR; encoded by the coding sequence TTGAGTCTTAAAGAAATACAGTTATTTAAAGAGTATGAGTATGATAAAGCAGTTGAGTGGCATAAGAACGCAGAAAAATCAAGAAGGAAATTTGTTGAGGATTATCCGATAGAATCATTAATGGAACTTTCATTGAATGATTATGCTATAGGCAGTAAGATGAGTTTCTGTTATAGGATAAAGGATGAACTTAAAGATATGGCATCTATGGGGAACGTACACCCATATAGATTTGGAATATATCTTAAGGGAGGTATAACTGCTACACTTTCACCAACTTATGATATATATGGTGATGATTATGAAGGAGCATTTACAGCCATAAAAAAAGATATAATTAAACTACTGGAGGATGCTAAAAATGAGGATTATAATGCTATAGCAAATAGTAGACTATATAAGCCATTTAGATCTAGGCTTATTATCACTTATTTTCCTGGAATGATTATTCCAGTAGTTACAGAAACAAGTTTAAAAAGCTACTTTGATAGACTTGGTTTAACCTATGATGATAAGAAAGATGTTATTTATAATAATATAATACTACGTGATTGGAAGAATTCGATACCGGAATTATCTTCATGGAGTAACGAAGTATTCATGAGTTTTTGCGAATGGTTGAAGAAAAATAATAAAAAGATCGAAGGATATAAACTTAAAGACGAATACTATAATAATGCTAAGGAAGTAGAAGATAAAATTGTAAAACTTAATTTACAGGGAATAGATAAAGGGGCAGTAGTTAAAATACGTGTTAATCAAGGTATATTTAAAGAACAGTTATTGTGTAGGTACAGCCATTGTTGTTTATGTAATGTAACAAAGAAAGATTTTCTTATTGCAAGTCATATTAAACCATGGAAAGATAGCGATGAAAATGAACGTTTGGATATTGATAATGGATTATTACTGTGTCCAAACCATGATAAGGCATTTGATAGAGGGTATATATCATTTGATGATAATGGTTTGATTATAATTTCAGATGAGCTTGATGATATAAATAGAGTATTTCTAAATCTTAGACAAGATATGAGTATAAAACTTACAGATGGAAATAGAGAATATTTGAAGTATCATAGAAAAAATATCTTTATACTAAAAAGGTAG
- a CDS encoding transposase: MLAADGSDINIPTTDETIEKYGSASVRGGKPCAQIGLGCIYDVLNRFILESSINTVKFDEMRVAQEQLKGIKDTIGNRYPYLVVMDRGYPSTPAFLNFIDDGVYFVARLKTSDYKAEQKELKSNDEDVDITLTKARRRNYIGKKEETIMMSRESFSMRFVKVCLDDGKSEIFATNLPRDKFPEECFAELYHMRWGIETAYEVLKDRLKIEISQG, encoded by the coding sequence ATTTTAGCTGCAGATGGATCTGATATAAATATTCCTACAACTGATGAAACCATCGAGAAATACGGAAGTGCCTCAGTGAGAGGAGGAAAACCATGTGCTCAGATTGGGCTGGGATGTATTTACGACGTTCTTAATCGCTTTATTCTGGAAAGCAGTATTAATACCGTAAAGTTTGATGAGATGCGAGTAGCCCAGGAACAGTTAAAAGGAATAAAGGATACAATCGGAAACAGATATCCCTATCTTGTTGTTATGGATAGAGGTTATCCTTCGACACCGGCATTTTTGAATTTTATAGATGATGGAGTGTATTTTGTAGCAAGACTAAAAACAAGTGACTATAAGGCTGAACAGAAAGAATTAAAATCAAATGATGAGGATGTCGACATAACATTAACAAAGGCTAGAAGGAGAAATTATATTGGCAAAAAAGAAGAAACTATCATGATGAGCAGAGAATCCTTTTCAATGAGATTTGTAAAGGTGTGTTTAGATGATGGAAAGTCAGAAATTTTCGCTACTAATCTTCCACGGGATAAATTTCCAGAGGAATGCTTTGCAGAACTGTATCATATGCGCTGGGGTATAGAGACGGCCTATGAAGTTTTGAAAGACAGATTAAAAATCGAAATTTCACAGGGATAA
- a CDS encoding DUF4491 family protein: protein MSFQGLLLGLVCFLCIGIFHPIVVYAEYYFSKKIAWLFFIIGLFACVASIFLPSLFLSGSLAIFGISCFWSIHELYEQEKRVEKGWFPKNPKRK, encoded by the coding sequence ATGAGCTTTCAAGGTTTACTCTTAGGCTTGGTTTGCTTTCTCTGTATAGGGATATTTCACCCAATAGTGGTCTATGCGGAGTATTACTTTAGTAAAAAAATAGCCTGGCTTTTTTTCATAATAGGTCTATTCGCTTGTGTAGCCAGCATTTTTCTCCCTTCTCTTTTCCTCTCCGGAAGTTTGGCCATCTTTGGCATTTCCTGCTTTTGGAGTATCCATGAATTATATGAGCAGGAAAAAAGAGTGGAAAAAGGATGGTTCCCGAAAAATCCAAAGAGAAAATAG
- a CDS encoding DUF438 domain-containing protein, whose translation MRENFQNIDGKKLEIVHEIKSAYDEGKISLEEARKALKDRVQHLAPYEIAIIEQEMVEETEDECIKEDIQAMLEVFQDVLVTKDQELPENHPISCYRRENAKMKELLLSVEDLVQYPLIKNQWLELYEDLLKFKIHLSRKQNQLYPVLEKKGFTRPTTTMWTLDDFIRDEISECYNLLLEDKEEEFIGKQAELVADVRDLMDKEENILYPTSLEMINEEEFRYMAEGDREIGFAYISVQADKSNNSASASSSVSASTSGAPLSGLSSAPGFAEELAGLLGKYGFNNKEEKLNVTTGQLTLDQINLIYQHMPVDFSYVDENELVCFYTDTKHRVFPRSKNVIGRDVKNCHPKASVHIVEEIIKKFRSGEQDKAEFWINKPDLFIYIVYYAVRDEKGKFRGVLEMMQDCTHIRSLQGSQTLLTWEQQEKGEGKETAEDEDKREDSETSEDVGNKENAGTLGDEENRESTESLTAGKLTEITEDTLLKDILEADPNVKTLLFRLSDRFKALNTPLARIMMPKATVKMMSERAEVDLNTLLRELREYFKL comes from the coding sequence ATGAGAGAGAATTTTCAAAATATTGATGGTAAGAAGTTAGAAATTGTCCATGAAATAAAATCCGCCTATGATGAGGGAAAGATTTCTTTGGAAGAAGCAAGAAAAGCCCTTAAAGATAGAGTACAGCACCTTGCCCCCTATGAAATCGCCATTATCGAGCAGGAAATGGTGGAAGAAACCGAAGATGAGTGCATTAAGGAAGATATTCAAGCTATGCTGGAGGTCTTCCAGGATGTTTTAGTCACAAAGGATCAAGAGCTTCCGGAAAATCATCCCATCTCCTGTTACCGTAGGGAAAATGCCAAAATGAAGGAACTACTGCTTTCCGTTGAGGATTTGGTGCAGTACCCTCTCATTAAAAACCAATGGCTGGAGCTTTATGAAGACTTGTTGAAATTCAAGATTCATTTGTCCAGAAAGCAAAACCAATTATACCCAGTTTTGGAAAAGAAAGGCTTTACCCGCCCTACCACCACCATGTGGACTTTGGATGACTTTATCCGGGATGAGATTTCAGAGTGCTACAATCTTCTTTTAGAGGATAAGGAAGAGGAATTTATCGGAAAGCAGGCAGAACTTGTGGCTGATGTTCGGGATTTGATGGACAAGGAAGAAAATATCCTCTACCCCACCTCCTTGGAAATGATTAATGAAGAAGAGTTCCGTTATATGGCCGAGGGAGACCGGGAAATCGGTTTTGCCTATATTAGCGTGCAAGCAGATAAGTCCAACAATTCAGCTTCGGCTTCCTCTTCTGTCTCAGCTTCTACATCCGGTGCTCCTCTATCTGGACTTTCTTCCGCTCCCGGTTTTGCGGAAGAGCTTGCCGGTCTTCTGGGAAAATACGGCTTTAACAATAAAGAAGAAAAGTTGAATGTTACTACCGGTCAGCTTACCCTGGATCAGATTAACCTGATTTACCAGCACATGCCGGTGGATTTTTCCTATGTGGACGAAAATGAACTGGTGTGCTTCTACACCGACACCAAGCACAGAGTTTTTCCCAGAAGTAAAAATGTCATCGGAAGAGATGTGAAAAACTGTCATCCCAAGGCTTCTGTACATATCGTTGAGGAAATCATCAAAAAGTTTCGTTCCGGAGAGCAGGACAAGGCTGAGTTTTGGATCAACAAGCCGGACCTCTTTATTTATATCGTTTACTATGCGGTTCGAGATGAAAAGGGAAAGTTCCGCGGTGTGCTGGAAATGATGCAGGACTGCACCCATATCCGTTCCCTACAGGGCTCTCAAACTCTTCTGACCTGGGAGCAGCAGGAAAAGGGTGAAGGCAAAGAGACTGCTGAAGACGAAGACAAGAGAGAAGACTCAGAGACTTCTGAAGATGTAGGCAATAAAGAAAACGCAGGGACTTTGGGAGACGAAGAAAATAGAGAAAGTACAGAGTCTTTGACAGCCGGCAAGCTGACAGAAATCACCGAAGACACTCTGTTAAAAGATATTTTGGAAGCAGATCCCAATGTAAAGACTCTCCTTTTCCGATTAAGCGATCGCTTTAAGGCCTTAAACACTCCTCTTGCTCGTATTATGATGCCGAAAGCCACGGTAAAGATGATGAGTGAACGGGCAGAGGTGGATCTTAACACTCTGCTTCGAGAGCTTCGGGAGTATTTTAAACTATGA